A part of Periplaneta americana isolate PAMFEO1 chromosome 17, P.americana_PAMFEO1_priV1, whole genome shotgun sequence genomic DNA contains:
- the LOC138692702 gene encoding gastrula zinc finger protein XlCGF57.1-like isoform X1: MAVIKMECEIDPLAIERSNNTDIEEQKPLSEEGNVLDLQVTGIKMECVDHNYDIKTEMTFDETSLLTDFPVVKSEAGEGNVLDLHVAEIETECMDQNHDLKSEMTFEEPPVPINFSIMKSEVGEEACEMNKMQEEVKLEVTAEEDEIFTEGIGMPSSSYSITDAECLQTDGKKFKCDVCGKWFFDSARLKVHHMLHKRKRPLISDVCVNDFLDLAHLKTDTNVHSEVKPFTCDICGKKFLQSSHLKQHAVVHSGEKPFSCDICGKKFSQASSLKKHALVHTGEKAFGCDLCGKKFSQSIHQKRHALVHTGEKAFSCDICGKKFSQSIHLKRHEVVHTGDKPFSCVICGKKFSQTNSLKKHALVHTGEKAFSCFVCGKKFSQSIHRKKHERVHTGEKAFSCDICGKKVSDSSSLKRHALLHVNEKPFSCDICGKKFLQSNNLKKHALIHAGEKPLSCNI; the protein is encoded by the exons GAAGGAAATGTATTAGATCTGCAAGTGACTGGGATAAAGATGGAATGTGTGGACCACAACTATGATATAAAAACCGAGATGACATTTGATGAAACTTCTTTGCTAACCGACTTTCCCGTCGTGAAAAGTGAAGCTGGG GAAGGAAATGTATTAGATCTTCACGTGGCTGAAATAGAGACGGAATGTATGGATCAGAACCATGATCTCAAGTCAGAGATGACATTTGAGGAACCTCCTGTGCCAATTAACTTTTCCATCATGAAAAGTGAAGTTGGG GAGGAGGCATGTGAGATGAATAAAATGCAGGAGGAGGTCAAACTGGAAGTAACGGCAGAAGAGGATGAAATCTTCACTGAGGG CATTGGAATGCCTTCTTCCAGCTACAGTATTACAGACGCTGAGTGCCTGCAGACAGATGGGAAGaaattcaaatgtgatgtttgtggaaagtggtTTTTCGACTCGGCAAGGCTCAAAGTACATCATATGTTACACAAGCGCAAGAGACCGTTGATTAGCGATGTTTGTGTAAATGATTTTTTGGATTTGGCTCATCTGAAAACAGACACAAACGTACACTCAGAGGTCAAGCCATTcacttgtgatatatgtggaaagaagttTTTGCAATCGAGTCATTTGAAGCAGCATGCAGTCGTTCACAGCGGTGAAAAGcctttcagttgtgatatatgtgggaaGAAGTTTTCCCAAGCTAGTAGTTTAAAGAAGCATGCACTTGTCCACACTGGTGAGAAAGCATTCGGTTGTGatttatgtggaaagaaattctcGCAATCTATTCATCAGAAAAGGCATGCGCtcgtacacacaggggagaaggcattcagttgtgatatatgtggaaagaaattttcgcaaTCGATTCATTTGAAACGGCATGAAGTCGTACACACAGGTGACAAGCCTTTCAGTTGTGTTATATGCGGAAAGAAATTTTCGCAAACTAacagtttaaaaaaacatgcactCGTACACACTGGcgagaaggcattcagttgttttgtatgtggaaagaaattctcACAATCTATTCATCGGAAAAAGCATGAACGCGTACACACGGGcgagaaggcattcagttgtgatatatgtggaaagaaagtTTCGGATTCTAGTAGTTTAAAACGGCATGCACTCCTACACGTCAATGAGAAGCCTTTCagctgtgatatatgtggaaagaaatttttgcAATCTAATAATCTTAAAAAACATGCATTGATACACGCGGGCGAGAAGCCTTTGAGTTGTAATATATGA
- the LOC138692702 gene encoding gastrula zinc finger protein XlCGF57.1-like isoform X5, producing the protein MAVIKMECEIDPLAIERSNNTDIEEQKPLSEEGNVLDLQVTGIKMECVDHNYDIKTEMTFDETSLLTDFPVVKSEAGEEACEMNKMQEEVKLEVTAEEDEIFTEGIGMPSSSYSITDAECLQTDGKKFKCDVCGKWFFDSARLKVHHMLHKRKRPLISDVCVNDFLDLAHLKTDTNVHSEVKPFTCDICGKKFLQSSHLKQHAVVHSGEKPFSCDICGKKFSQASSLKKHALVHTGEKAFGCDLCGKKFSQSIHQKRHALVHTGEKAFSCDICGKKFSQSIHLKRHEVVHTGDKPFSCVICGKKFSQTNSLKKHALVHTGEKAFSCFVCGKKFSQSIHRKKHERVHTGEKAFSCDICGKKVSDSSSLKRHALLHVNEKPFSCDICGKKFLQSNNLKKHALIHAGEKPLSCNI; encoded by the exons GAAGGAAATGTATTAGATCTGCAAGTGACTGGGATAAAGATGGAATGTGTGGACCACAACTATGATATAAAAACCGAGATGACATTTGATGAAACTTCTTTGCTAACCGACTTTCCCGTCGTGAAAAGTGAAGCTGGG GAGGAGGCATGTGAGATGAATAAAATGCAGGAGGAGGTCAAACTGGAAGTAACGGCAGAAGAGGATGAAATCTTCACTGAGGG CATTGGAATGCCTTCTTCCAGCTACAGTATTACAGACGCTGAGTGCCTGCAGACAGATGGGAAGaaattcaaatgtgatgtttgtggaaagtggtTTTTCGACTCGGCAAGGCTCAAAGTACATCATATGTTACACAAGCGCAAGAGACCGTTGATTAGCGATGTTTGTGTAAATGATTTTTTGGATTTGGCTCATCTGAAAACAGACACAAACGTACACTCAGAGGTCAAGCCATTcacttgtgatatatgtggaaagaagttTTTGCAATCGAGTCATTTGAAGCAGCATGCAGTCGTTCACAGCGGTGAAAAGcctttcagttgtgatatatgtgggaaGAAGTTTTCCCAAGCTAGTAGTTTAAAGAAGCATGCACTTGTCCACACTGGTGAGAAAGCATTCGGTTGTGatttatgtggaaagaaattctcGCAATCTATTCATCAGAAAAGGCATGCGCtcgtacacacaggggagaaggcattcagttgtgatatatgtggaaagaaattttcgcaaTCGATTCATTTGAAACGGCATGAAGTCGTACACACAGGTGACAAGCCTTTCAGTTGTGTTATATGCGGAAAGAAATTTTCGCAAACTAacagtttaaaaaaacatgcactCGTACACACTGGcgagaaggcattcagttgttttgtatgtggaaagaaattctcACAATCTATTCATCGGAAAAAGCATGAACGCGTACACACGGGcgagaaggcattcagttgtgatatatgtggaaagaaagtTTCGGATTCTAGTAGTTTAAAACGGCATGCACTCCTACACGTCAATGAGAAGCCTTTCagctgtgatatatgtggaaagaaatttttgcAATCTAATAATCTTAAAAAACATGCATTGATACACGCGGGCGAGAAGCCTTTGAGTTGTAATATATGA